A window of Halopseudomonas sabulinigri genomic DNA:
CCGATCGAGCTGCTGGATGAAATCGAGGAAGTGCTCAACATCAAGGCCGCGCCCATCACCTGGCCGATCGGCTGCTACCGCGATTTCAAGGGTGTATATCACCTGAGCCGCGACTGCATCATCGTCTATGAACCAGGCCACGGTCACGAGCGCACCGAGAGCAAGATCATCGAACGACTGGACTCGGCTGAAGCCCGCGCGCACCTGGGTGACCTGTACGACGATTTTGTCGACCAGCTGGAGCTGGTACAGGGTGCCTGCCACGAGTTTGATCAGGCCGCGTTTCTCAAGGGCGAAATGACCCCGGTGTTCTTTGGTACCGCCCTGGGTAACTTTGGCGTGGACCAGGTGCTCGACGCCGTGGTCGACTGGGCACCACCGCCGCAGTCCCGCGACAGCCATGAGCGCACCGTCGAGCCCGTCGAGGCGCCCTTTACCGGTTTTGTGTTCAAGATCCAGGCGAACATGGACCCCAAGCATCGTGACCGCATCGCCTTTGTGCGCATCTGTTCCGGCCGCTACGAAAAGGGCATGAAACTGCATCACGTGCGTACCGGCAAGGATGTGCGCATCGCCGACGCCCTGACTTTCTTTGCCGCGGAGCGTGAGCACTTGGAAGAAGCCTGGGCCGGCGACATCATTGGCTTGCACAACCACGGCACCATTCAGATCGGCGATACCTTCACCGAGGGCGAGAAAATCGGCTTTACCGGTATTCCGCACTTCGCCCCGGAGTTGTTCCGCCGTGTACGCCTCAAGGACCCGCTGAAATCCAAGCAGCTGCGTCAGGGCCTGCAGGAGCTGGCTGAAGAAGGTGCGACTCAGGTGTTCTTCCCCGAGCGCAACAACGACATCATCCTCGGCGCCGTCGGTGTGCTGCAGTTCGACGTGGTCGCCGCGCGGCTGAAGCAGGAGTACAAGGTGGAATGCCTGTACGAGCCGATCAACGTCTGGTCCGCGCGCTGGGTCGAATCCGGCGATCGCAAGAAGCTGGAGGAGTTCAGCAACAAGGCCACCGACAACCTGGCCGTGGACGGCGGCGGTCACCTGACCTATCTGGCCCCCACCCGGGTCAACCTCAGCCTGATGGAAGAGCGCTGGCCGGACATCAAGTTCCGCGCCACCCGCGAGCATCACTGAGCCGCCACGCGGCTCAGCTTCAAGCCGCAAGCCATAAGCTGCAAGCAACCCCAACCGCGCCCCCAGTGGGCGCATAGCCTGTGCTGGCTTGTAGCTAGAGGCTTGCAGCTCGCGACGCCCAGGCGTAGCGTTCCCCCATGCGCTACATAGACACCCACACCCACCTCGACTTTGCCGCCTTCGACCACGACCGCACGGCCGTACTGGACGATTGCGTGCGCCTGGGCGTTCAGCGCCTGGTGGTGCTGGGGGTGACCGCCAGCAACTGGGCAAGGGTTTGGCAGCTATGCCAGCAGCAGCCGATGCTGCACGCAGCCTTTGGTCTGCACCCGATGTTCTGCCAAGAGCATAAGCCGCAGCATCTGGACCAGTTGCGCCAGCAACTGCAGGATTGCGTGGGCAACCAACAGCTGTGTGCGGTAGGTGAATTCGGACTCGACTTCTATATCGACGGCGCCGACCGCGAGGCCCAGCAGGGGCTGTTTGAGCAACAATTGGCGCTGGCGGCAGACTTTGCCCTGCCCGCGCTGTTGCACGTGCGCCGTGCCCACGCGCAATGCATCGCCACGTTGAAACGCTTCAAGCTCAAGCGCGGCGGCATCATCCATGCCTTTACCGGCAGTCGCGAAGAGGCCGCTGAATACTGCAAGCTGGGCTTCAAGCTGGGCTTGGGCGGCGCGGCTACCTGGCCGCAAGCCCGGCGCCTGCAGCTCACCGTCGCCGAGCTGCCGGCAGCGAGTATAGTGCTGGAAACCGACTCACCCGACATGCCGCCGGGTTTTGCCGCTGGGCAGCGTAACAGCCCGCAGCACATCCCGCAGATTGCCGCCCACCTGGCCGCGCTGCGGGACGAACCCTTGCCGCAGTTTGCCGAACAGTGCTGGCATAACAGTTGTGAATTATTCGACTGGGCCGACACGCCGGTGTCTTGACCCGGCCCCTCTGTTACAGTCAAACCCTCGCACCCCACGCCGATAGAGGAGACGTCCGTGCCATTTCTTGGCGTTGCCATTTTTTTCATCTGGCTGATTCTGCTGTTGCGCTTCCCGCGCGTGATGCTGCCCGTCAGCGGCGTGCTGGCCGGGCTGGGGCTGCTGCTTGGGCTCGGGGTCGGCGTCATGCAGTGGCAGCAGATCAAGCGTATCGAGCAACTGGACTTCACGCTGGCCTATCAGCCGCAACAATGCGAGTTTGGCAAACCCTTGGCCGTGCGTATTCGCAACCAGAGCGAATACCCCGTACAGCAGATTCGCTGGCAGCTGGAAGCCAGCCAACCGGGTTATGACACCAACTTGCTGGATGCCGGCGTGGCACTGGATTTCTCCACCGCTGCGCGCTTGGCACCCGGCGAAGAGCGCCTGCTCTGCTATAGCGTGCCGCGCCTGCGCCGCGGGTACCGCGAGGCAGAACTGGAATACCGCGTCGAGGCGGTACACGCAGACTTCATCCGCTAACCAATAAGGACAATAACAATGAACCAAGAAGTGGCGTTGATTACAGGCTGTTCCACCGGCATTGGTCAGGCACTGGCCCATTGCTGTCTGGATGCCGGCTACCAGGTCTGGGCCACCGCGCGCGATCCGCAGACCCTGGCGCCGCTGGTGGAGCGCGGCGCGATAGCCGTGACCCTTGATGTGAACAACGCCGAGCAGCGCTTGGCCTGTGCCCAACGCCTGCGCAGCGAGGCAGGCCGCCTGGATCTGTTGATCAACAATGCCGGTTACGGCGCCATGGGCCCGATCATGGATGCCGACCGCGACACCCTGCTCAAGCAGTTCGACACCAACGTGTTCGCGCCCTTGCAACTGGTGCGCGATACCGCTGACCTGCTGCGCGACAGCAAGGGCTTGATCGTCAACATCGGCAGTGTATCCGGCGTGACCACCACCCCCTTCTCTGGCGTTTACTGCGCCTCAAAGGCCGCGCTGCACGCCATCTCTGATGCCCTGCGCATGGAACTGCATCCCTTTGGCGTTGGCGTGCTCACGGTGCTGCCCGGCGCCATCGCCTCAGACTTCGGCAATAACGCCAGCGCGGCCATCACGCTGTCCGAGACATCCTGGTTCAAACCCTGGGAGAAAGCGGTGCAGGCGCGCGCCAAGGCCTCGCAGAATGCCCAGTCCACCAGTGCCGCAGACTTTGCCAAGGAGCTGCTGGGTTACGTGAAAAACCCGGTGCGCCCAGAGCAGGCGTTGATTGGCCATAGTGCGCGCAGCATGGTCCGCCTGAAGCGCTGGCTGCCGCTGTCGCTCCTCGACAAGCGCATGCGCAAGCGCTTCAAGCTGGAATAAGCGGGTTTCAGAACGCCGAGTCGGGGTAGAGAATCCGCTCGGCCTGGCGGTCCGCCACTTCGGCGGGCGAGCGCCCTTCGGCCTTGCTCTGCGCGAACACGCTGTCGAGCCGTTCGCCAATCTGTTTCACCCGCGCGGCGATCTCGCCGTGCGCTACCCCGCGGTGCGTCAAGGCCACATGCAGCAAGCCGCCGGCGTTGATCACGTAATCCGGCGCATAGAGGATTCCGCGCGCATCCAACTGGTCGGCCATGTCGATGTCTACCAGCTGGTTGTTTGCCGCCCCGGCCACCGCCGCGCAGCGCAACAGGCCGATACTGCGCTGATTGATAGCACCGCCCAGCCCGCAGGGAGAGAAAATATCGCAGGGCGCCTCGTACACTGCCTCCAGTGCCAGCGGTTGCGCACCCAGTTCCTCTTCGGCCAGGCGCACCTTGCCGTGATCCAGGTCGCTGACCATCAGCTCGGCGCCTTCGGCGTGCAGCAGCTGCGCCAACGCATAACCCACATTGCCCAGCCCCTGCACGGTGATACGCACACCATTAAGGCTGTCCTGCCCAAGCCGCGCGCGCACGGCGGCCCGAATGCCGGCCAGCACACCCAGTGCGGTGTGCGGCGAGGGATCGCCGGCTTCCGTGGTACTGGTAACGTGGCCGGTCTGCTGGGCGATGCAGTCCATATCTGCGCTGCTGGTGCCGCTGTCCATGGCGGTGATGTAGCCACCGCGCAGAGATTCAATGCAGCGGCCGAAGGCCTCAAACAGCGCGGCGCGGTTGGCGACGTGCGGCGGGCGCAGAATCACCGCCTTGCCGCCACCCTGCTCCAGACCGGCCAGCGCGGCCTTGTAGCTCATGCCGCGCGCCAACCGAATGGCATCGGCAATGGCGTCCTCCACGCTGTTGTAGGCCAGGTAGCGACAGCCGCCCAACGCCGGACCCAGGCCGGTATGGTGAATGGCAACAACCGCTTCCAGACCGGTTTGCTGGTCGCTGAACAGATGCAGAGCTTCTAGCCGCTCTGACCGCATGGCTGCAAACATATACGCCCTCCTGCTTTTACACGGTGTCTGAAATAACCATACACACTAATTATGTCCATTGCCCGTGACGCTTTGGCAAACTTGCCGCCTGACTGAATCCGGAGACTGCACAATGCGTTGGATGTTGCCCTTTTTTACTGTGATGCTGATGGTGGTGGTCAGCGTTCCCGATGCCGAAGCCCGTCGCATGGGCGGTGGCAAGAGCTTTGGCAGTGCCCCTGCCCACCAGAGCCAGCCGGCGCAGCGCCAGCAAGCACCCCGTGATCAAGCCGCAGGACGCCAACAGCAACCGGGCGCGGCAGCAAGCTCCGGCGCCAGCCGCTGGCTTGGCCCCCTCGCCGGCATCGCCGCCGGCGGACTGCTGGCGGCCATGCTGTTCGGCGATGGTTTTGAGGGCATTCAACTGTTCGACATTCTGCTGCTGGGCCTGATCGCCTTTGTGCTGTTCAAGCTGTTCGCCCGCCGCCCGCAGGCCAATTTGCAACCGGCGGGTGGCGCGACCATGGAACGCCCGCAAGCGCCCATTTTCGGTCGCACCGCCGCACCCGGCGCGGCTACCGCCAGCGCCGATCTGTTGCAGGACGCACCAGCCTGGTTCGACGCACCGTTGTTTCTGCGCGGCGCCGAGGAGCACTTCCATACCCTGCAACGCCACTGGCGGGACGGTGATCGCGCGGCCATGGCCGAGTATCTCGATCCATCGTTGCTCCAGGTACTGATGCAACAGCGCGAAGAGCAACCGCCAGCCGTCAACGGTTTTGTCGAGCAGCTGAGCGCACGCCTGGACGGCATCAGCCAGAAGGACGGCCGCACCCTGGTGACGGTGAGCTTCAGTGGCCTGGATCGTGACCATCCGGAACACGAGGGTCAGTGGTTTGATGAAAGTTGGGCACTGGAGCGTGCCGACGGAGACAACCAGCCCTGGGTAATTGTCGGCATTCGCCAGAACGCTTAACGCGAACCGCGAAAAGCAAAAAGCAAAAAGCCCGTTCCGGTTACGGTTCGGGCTTTTCCTTTGCCTGCATGGCGGTGCCGTTCACCGACGCACCGGTCGCTTCTGCAGTTTGCGTTGCAAGGTGCGGCGGTGCATGCCGAGGGCGCGGGCGGTAGCCGAGATATTGCCGTCGTGTTCCGCCAGCACGCGCTGAATATGCTCCCACTGCAGCCGGTCGACCGACATCGGGTGCTCCGGCACCAGGGTGTCGGGGTCAGCCTGCTCGGATAGCAACGCGGTCAGTACGTCATCGGCGTCCGCCGGTTTGCACAGGTAGTTGCAGGCACCGCGTTTGATCGCCTCCACCGCAGTAGCAATGCTGGAATAGCCAGTCAGAATAACGATCTTCAGTTCAGGGTACAGCTCCAGCAGGCGGGGCATCAGCACCAGCCCCGAATCCCCCTCCATCTTCAAATCGAGTACGGCGTAGTCTGGCTGGCGCTCACGGGCGATCTGCATCGCCTCCTCGGCGCCACCGGCGGTGTCTACACGCAAACCTCGGCGGCTCAATGCGCGCGCCAGCACCCGGGTAAAGGTCGGATCGTCATCTACCAGCAACAGCAGGGGCTGCTCTTCCGGGCTCAATTCATCGCTCATGCCTGATCTCCTGTGCAATCGGCAATGTTACTTCGGTCAAGGTACCACCCTCACTCTGATTGAACAGCCTTACCGTGCCGCCAATGCGCTCGACCGCTGCCTGACTGAGAAACAGCCCCAGGCCGAAGCCCTTCTTGCCCTTGGTGGTCAGAAAGGCTGTGCCCAACTGTTCGGCAATGTGCAGCGGCACGCCTGGCCCGCGGTCGCGGATGTGCAGGGTAATACAGCGCTGATCCCAGGTCAGGCTGATGCGCAGCTGCTCGGGGCAGGCATCGGCGGCGTTGTTCAACAGGTTGAGCATGGCCTGGCCCAGCTCCGGGCTGGCCCGCAGGCTGGGAGCCGCGCCCTGCGGCAGGGCCGCCCACTGCCAGGACACCTCCGGCCGCATCAATTGCCAACGTGCCAGCAGCGCCCGCAGCCAGTCGTCCGCCGGCTCGACCCGCTCCGGCTGACGGCGGTTGTCTTCAGCGCTGCGCACCATATGCTGCAGACTTTCCTTGCACAACCGGACCTGCTCCTGCAGCACCGCCAGATCCTCCTGCAACTCGGGCTCGGAATAGTCCTTGCGGATGTCCTTGAGCAGCACGCTCATGGTCGACAGCGGTGTCGACAGCTCGTGGGCAGCACCGGCCGCCACGCTGGCGATTCCCAGCAACTGGGCGTCGCGAATGCTCTGCTCGCGGCGTTCAGCCAAGTGTTCTGCGTGCTGGCGCAGGGCATCGGCCATGCGCACCACGAACAGGCTGATCAGGCCGGCGCTCATGGCAAAGTTCAGCCACATGCCAATCACGTGCAGGCTGACCAGACCGCCACCCAGCGGCACGTCAAAGGCCGTCAGCGGCACATACCAGACCAGCAGCGCACTGTAGGAGGTCACTGCCACCACCGCCAGCACGGCAGTAAAGAACCAGGGCAGCGTGGCTGCCGCGATGGTTAAGGGCACCAGGTAATAGGACACGAAGGGGTTGGTCGGGCCGCCCGAGTAATACAACAGTACACTGTGGATAAACATATCGAACAACAGTTGCAGGCCATACTCCAGGCTGGTTACCGGCCAGTCGCGGCGTAGCCGCAGCAGGGTCAGAATGCTGACCAGCGCCGAACCACCCAATGCCAGCAGCAGCGGCGTCCAGGGCAGCGGAAACCAGCCACTGAGATAGGCCGCCAAGACCGAAACGCTTTGTGCCAGCAGCACCAGCAGGCGGATAAGAATCAACCGCCAGAGGTTTTGTCGGGATGGCGAAAGGGCCAGGGTATTGGGGCTCATGATTGATCGCATGGGTATGCCAGACTCCAGTATAGGCGCGCACTGCGGCTGCTTCGCGCGACACAGGGTCGCACAAAGCGGCGATTCAGGGGAGCGGGGAACCGTTGCAACGCCCATCTGTCTGATTCAGCAACATCAAGGAGACCCAATAATGCGTGCACTTCATCTTCCCTTGTCCGGCCTGTTTCTGGGCATGAGTCTGCTGGCCGCCACCGCGCAGGCCGAACCACTGCGTTACAACCAGGTATCCCTGCATGCGCAGGTGGAGACCTCGGTCAATCACGACAACATGAGCGTGACACTCTTCACCGAAGCGCAGAACGAAGACCCGGCGAAGCTGGCCGAACAGATCACCCGGACCCTCAATGACGCCCTGAGCACCGCGCGCAAACAGGAGAAGGTCAAGGTCAGCAGCGGTAACCGCAGCAGCCAGCCGGTGTACGACGAGAAGCGCGAAAACATCATTGCCTGGCGTGAACGCGGGGAAATCGTGCTGGAAGGCAGCGACTTTGCCGCCATCTCGAGCCTGACTGGCGAGCTGCTCGGCGACCTGAGTCTGGCCGACATGCAATTCAGTCTGTCACCGGCGAGCCGCAGCGACACCGAAGATACGCTGATTGCCGACGCCATTGAGGCATTCAAGTCACGCGCCAACATCGCTACCCGCAGCCTGGGCGGCGCCGGCTACAAGATCGTCAACCTGAACCTGAATACCCAGTTCATGCAACCCATGCGCTACCGTGGCCAGCAAAAAATGGCCATGGCCGCCGACATGGAAATGAGCGCCCCCGCTGTTGAGGGTGGCCAGTCTGACGTCACCGTCAGCGCCGACGGCACCATCGAGATTCAGGGGCTCTAACCTCCCCCTGCCTGCGTCCCGCCTTAGGGGCGCATGAAGGCGTACTCTTCATCCTCATCGAGGTTGTCAGCGAGAAATTTCAACTCGCTGGCAATATCATCCATGCTGCGCGCGCGGCGGTATACCGCAATCACCTCGGTCATCATCGCTCGGGCAAACGCCTGCTCGTCATAACCCTCGGCGCCGGCCTGCTCGATACCCTGTGCCATTACCGCTTTTGCCATCTTGTATGCCGACATGCCTGATCTCCTGGTAAAGACTGTATTGCACCACATCCTGAGCACTGTTGACGTTGATCTGGCTCAGGATTTGTCGTTGGAATCGAACGGTTCCTGCAGGTAACGGTCGGTGTTGAAGGTATCGACCCAATCCGGACAAAACACGATCAACGCCGCCACTGCGGTGCCATTGATGAAACCTTCGGGGAACATCACCAGCAACAGGTAACCCATTAGCTCAACCAGGCTGCTCGGCGCCTGTAGCGCACCCGACCAACTGAGCAAGCCCATGCCCACCAGCACGGTCGCCACCGCGGCCAAACCGGCGGCAAAAAAGCCACTGATGAAAATATAAAGGAACAGATTACGTGGCTGAAAGGACTCCAGCGTTCGACTGAGCAGCAGCGTGACGGCCACGGGCACCAGCACCCGCAATAGCCCGTTTACCCCCAGCGCCGCCAGATCATCCAGCCCCAGCAGGCATAAACCGATCTGCGCCAAGGTGCCGGCCACAATCGCCAACGGCCAGTCAAGCAACAGCATCACCGCGGTCATGCCGATAAAGTGCACGGTCAGGCCGTTATCAAATTCGCGGCGCACCAGCCACAACGCAAACAAGGCGAAAACACTACCGAAGAACAGGTGATGACGCCGTGTATCGGCAATCAGCTCCACCCAGCGCACCTGCGTCAATGCGCCCAGGAGCACGAATACATACAGCAGCGTACCCAGCAATAGCTGGCCGGGCGTCAACAAGGCGGCAGAGAGCATGCAGCACCTCCGAATCATCTGGCCCAGCATGATAGCAGCCGCGCGATGGAAACTCAGCCGTGCCCAGCGCGGATGCAATAAGTGCGGCGGCGTACTAGAATGACCCCATAGTCAGTCAAGCCTCCGCGCAGCACAGTACTGCGCCGTCCATAAAAAGGTCATGTCATGTCCAGCCGCCTGAATCCGCAGGACCAGCAACGGGTAGACAGCTATCTGGAGTCACCGATTCATCAAGTACCGCGCCGCCCGTTCAAGGTGTGGATTCTGCTTGCCCTGGTCGCCGGCTCGGTGCTGGTACTCGGCCTGCTCTCGCGCATGCTTGGCCAGCTGGTGGTCGCCTAGCGGACAACCTCTCGTCCCCACTGCCACCGATGACCCCTGCCCTGCCTTACAGCCTGACTGACGCCCGGCTCTTATACTTGCGTGAGTAAAACCTATGTCAGACGCAACATCCGTTAGTCAGCCCGCCCGCATCCTGATCGTCGGCGGCGGTGCTGGCGGTCTTGAACTTGCTACCAGCCTGGGTCGCAAACTGGGCAAAAAAGGCAAGGCCAAGGTCACCCTGGTCGATATCAACATGACCCATATCTGGAAACCGCTGCTGCACGAAGTTGCTGCCGGCTCGTTGAATTCCACCGACGACGAACTCAACTACGTTGCCCAGGCCAAGTGGAACCACTTCAACTTCCAGCTGGGCGCCATGATCGGCCTGGACCGCGAGCAGCGCAACATTACCCTGGCGCCGCTACTCGATGAAAAGGGCAATGAACTGGTCGCTAGCCGCACCCTGGACTACGACTATCTGGTCATTTCGGTCGGCAGCACGACCAACGACTTCAACACCCCGGGCGCCGCGGAGCACTGCCTGTTCTTGGATACCCGCGCCCAGGCCGAGCGCTTCCACCGCGCCCTGCTCAATCAGTACATGAAGACCCAGGCGACTGACCTGCA
This region includes:
- a CDS encoding peptide chain release factor 3 is translated as MSNSPIAKEVGKRRTFAIISHPDAGKTTITERLLLMGQAISVAGTVKSRKSDRHATSDWMAMEKERGISVTTSVMQFPYRDGMINLLDTPGHEDFSEDTYRTLTAVDSALMVLDGGKGVEPRTIALMDVCRLRDTPIVSFVNKLDRDIRDPIELLDEIEEVLNIKAAPITWPIGCYRDFKGVYHLSRDCIIVYEPGHGHERTESKIIERLDSAEARAHLGDLYDDFVDQLELVQGACHEFDQAAFLKGEMTPVFFGTALGNFGVDQVLDAVVDWAPPPQSRDSHERTVEPVEAPFTGFVFKIQANMDPKHRDRIAFVRICSGRYEKGMKLHHVRTGKDVRIADALTFFAAEREHLEEAWAGDIIGLHNHGTIQIGDTFTEGEKIGFTGIPHFAPELFRRVRLKDPLKSKQLRQGLQELAEEGATQVFFPERNNDIILGAVGVLQFDVVAARLKQEYKVECLYEPINVWSARWVESGDRKKLEEFSNKATDNLAVDGGGHLTYLAPTRVNLSLMEERWPDIKFRATREHH
- a CDS encoding TatD family hydrolase, coding for MRYIDTHTHLDFAAFDHDRTAVLDDCVRLGVQRLVVLGVTASNWARVWQLCQQQPMLHAAFGLHPMFCQEHKPQHLDQLRQQLQDCVGNQQLCAVGEFGLDFYIDGADREAQQGLFEQQLALAADFALPALLHVRRAHAQCIATLKRFKLKRGGIIHAFTGSREEAAEYCKLGFKLGLGGAATWPQARRLQLTVAELPAASIVLETDSPDMPPGFAAGQRNSPQHIPQIAAHLAALRDEPLPQFAEQCWHNSCELFDWADTPVS
- a CDS encoding SDR family oxidoreductase encodes the protein MNQEVALITGCSTGIGQALAHCCLDAGYQVWATARDPQTLAPLVERGAIAVTLDVNNAEQRLACAQRLRSEAGRLDLLINNAGYGAMGPIMDADRDTLLKQFDTNVFAPLQLVRDTADLLRDSKGLIVNIGSVSGVTTTPFSGVYCASKAALHAISDALRMELHPFGVGVLTVLPGAIASDFGNNASAAITLSETSWFKPWEKAVQARAKASQNAQSTSAADFAKELLGYVKNPVRPEQALIGHSARSMVRLKRWLPLSLLDKRMRKRFKLE
- a CDS encoding Glu/Leu/Phe/Val dehydrogenase family protein — its product is MFAAMRSERLEALHLFSDQQTGLEAVVAIHHTGLGPALGGCRYLAYNSVEDAIADAIRLARGMSYKAALAGLEQGGGKAVILRPPHVANRAALFEAFGRCIESLRGGYITAMDSGTSSADMDCIAQQTGHVTSTTEAGDPSPHTALGVLAGIRAAVRARLGQDSLNGVRITVQGLGNVGYALAQLLHAEGAELMVSDLDHGKVRLAEEELGAQPLALEAVYEAPCDIFSPCGLGGAINQRSIGLLRCAAVAGAANNQLVDIDMADQLDARGILYAPDYVINAGGLLHVALTHRGVAHGEIAARVKQIGERLDSVFAQSKAEGRSPAEVADRQAERILYPDSAF
- a CDS encoding Tim44 domain-containing protein is translated as MRWMLPFFTVMLMVVVSVPDAEARRMGGGKSFGSAPAHQSQPAQRQQAPRDQAAGRQQQPGAAASSGASRWLGPLAGIAAGGLLAAMLFGDGFEGIQLFDILLLGLIAFVLFKLFARRPQANLQPAGGATMERPQAPIFGRTAAPGAATASADLLQDAPAWFDAPLFLRGAEEHFHTLQRHWRDGDRAAMAEYLDPSLLQVLMQQREEQPPAVNGFVEQLSARLDGISQKDGRTLVTVSFSGLDRDHPEHEGQWFDESWALERADGDNQPWVIVGIRQNA
- a CDS encoding response regulator transcription factor codes for the protein MSDELSPEEQPLLLLVDDDPTFTRVLARALSRRGLRVDTAGGAEEAMQIARERQPDYAVLDLKMEGDSGLVLMPRLLELYPELKIVILTGYSSIATAVEAIKRGACNYLCKPADADDVLTALLSEQADPDTLVPEHPMSVDRLQWEHIQRVLAEHDGNISATARALGMHRRTLQRKLQKRPVRR
- a CDS encoding ATP-binding protein, whose product is MSPNTLALSPSRQNLWRLILIRLLVLLAQSVSVLAAYLSGWFPLPWTPLLLALGGSALVSILTLLRLRRDWPVTSLEYGLQLLFDMFIHSVLLYYSGGPTNPFVSYYLVPLTIAAATLPWFFTAVLAVVAVTSYSALLVWYVPLTAFDVPLGGGLVSLHVIGMWLNFAMSAGLISLFVVRMADALRQHAEHLAERREQSIRDAQLLGIASVAAGAAHELSTPLSTMSVLLKDIRKDYSEPELQEDLAVLQEQVRLCKESLQHMVRSAEDNRRQPERVEPADDWLRALLARWQLMRPEVSWQWAALPQGAAPSLRASPELGQAMLNLLNNAADACPEQLRISLTWDQRCITLHIRDRGPGVPLHIAEQLGTAFLTTKGKKGFGLGLFLSQAAVERIGGTVRLFNQSEGGTLTEVTLPIAQEIRHER
- a CDS encoding SIMPL domain-containing protein (The SIMPL domain is named for its presence in mouse protein SIMPL (signalling molecule that associates with mouse pelle-like kinase). Bacterial member BP26, from Brucella, was shown to assemble into a channel-like structure, while YggE from E. coli has been associated with resistance to oxidative stress.), translated to MRALHLPLSGLFLGMSLLAATAQAEPLRYNQVSLHAQVETSVNHDNMSVTLFTEAQNEDPAKLAEQITRTLNDALSTARKQEKVKVSSGNRSSQPVYDEKRENIIAWRERGEIVLEGSDFAAISSLTGELLGDLSLADMQFSLSPASRSDTEDTLIADAIEAFKSRANIATRSLGGAGYKIVNLNLNTQFMQPMRYRGQQKMAMAADMEMSAPAVEGGQSDVTVSADGTIEIQGL
- a CDS encoding energy-coupling factor ABC transporter permease, which translates into the protein MLSAALLTPGQLLLGTLLYVFVLLGALTQVRWVELIADTRRHHLFFGSVFALFALWLVRREFDNGLTVHFIGMTAVMLLLDWPLAIVAGTLAQIGLCLLGLDDLAALGVNGLLRVLVPVAVTLLLSRTLESFQPRNLFLYIFISGFFAAGLAAVATVLVGMGLLSWSGALQAPSSLVELMGYLLLVMFPEGFINGTAVAALIVFCPDWVDTFNTDRYLQEPFDSNDKS
- a CDS encoding DUF3094 family protein; this encodes MSSRLNPQDQQRVDSYLESPIHQVPRRPFKVWILLALVAGSVLVLGLLSRMLGQLVVA